Proteins encoded together in one Papio anubis isolate 15944 chromosome 3, Panubis1.0, whole genome shotgun sequence window:
- the CNN2 gene encoding calponin-2 — MSSTQFNKGASYGLSAEVKNRLLSKYDPQKEAELRTWIEGLTGLSIGPDFQKGLKDGTILCTLMNKLQPSSVPKINRSMQNWHQLENLSNFIKAMVSYGMNPVDLFEANDLFESGNMTQVQVSLLALAGKAKTNGVQSGVDIGVKYSEKQERNFDDATMKAGQCVIGLQMGTNKCASQSGMTAYGTRRHLYDPKNHILPPMDHSTISLQVGTNKCASQVGMTAPGTRRHIYDTKLGTDKCDNSSKSLQMGYTQGANQSGQVFGLGRQIYDPKYCPQGTVADGAPSGAGDCPDPGEVPEYPPYYQEEAGY; from the coding sequence ATGAGCTCCACGCAGTTCAACAAGGGCGCCTCGTACGGGCTGTCCGCCGAGGTCAAGAACCGGCTCCTGTCCAAATATGACCCCCAGAAGGAGGCAGAGCTCCGCACCTGGATCGAGGGACTCACCGGCCTCTCCATCGGCCCCGACTTCCAGAAAGGCCTGAAGGACGGAACTATCTTATGCACACTCATGAACAAGCTACAGCCGAGCTCCGTCCCCAAGATCAACCGCTCCATGCAGAACTGGCACCAGCTAGAAAACCTGTCCAACTTCATCAAGGCCATGGTCAGCTATGGCATGAACCCCGTGGACCTGTTCGAGGCCAACGACCTGTTTGAGAGTGGGAACATGACACAGGTGCAGGTGTCTCTTCTCGCCCTGGCGGGGAAGGCCAAGACTAACGGGGTGCAGAGCGGGGTGGACATCGGCGTCAAGTACTCGGAGAAGCAGGAGCGGAATTTCGATGACGCCACCATGAAGGCCGGCCAGTGTGTCATCGGGCTGCAGATGGGCACCAACAAATGCGCCAGCCAGTCGGGCATGACCGCGTACGGCACGAGGAGGCATCTCTATGACCCCAAGAACCATATCCTGCCCCCCATGGACCACTCGACCATTAGCCTCCAGGTGGGCACAAACAAGTGTGCGAGCCAGGTGGGCATGACGGCTCCCGGGACACGGCGGCACATCTATGACACCAAGCTGGGAACCGACAAGTGTGACAACTCCTCCAAGTCCCTGCAGATGGGCTACACGCAGGGCGCCAACCAGAGCGGCCAGGTCTTCGGCCTGGGCCGACAGATATATGACCCCAAGTATTGCCCACAAGGCACAGTGGCCGATGGGGCTCCCTCAGGCGCCGGCGACTGCCCGGACCCAGGGGAGGTCCCTGAATATCCCCCTTACTACCAGGAGGAGGCCGGCTACTGA